From the genome of Prunus persica cultivar Lovell chromosome G8, Prunus_persica_NCBIv2, whole genome shotgun sequence:
ggatttatttttttgtcgtCAAAAAAGGTGAAGATTGAGTCATTTTTCACAAGTTTGCGGGTCAACCGGATTACGATTGGAAATTGCCAAATTGCTTCTGGGGCAAGTTGAAAATGAGTTGCTTTTGAAGCTCTGTTTGCAAGGGCTCCAGAATTGTGTCAAGGGCTTGGACAATGGACCTTCATGGTATGGTCAATTGGACACATATCCTATCATGGTATTTTTGAATTACCTTAAAGGCTTCGTGCCCTCTAAAAAGATGTCCCAGATCTCACTTTGCCGTTTAAAAGTGACTTTGACTCAACTGGCCTCTCATACTCAATTTTTTCATATCACATTGCCTCATACCATAAAGTCCGTCGATAAATCCGTCAAATTCGATTGCATGACATGTATGAGACCTAATGTTTTCCTTATATAAATACTACGTGAGGCCCCCGCAACTTGTGGTACTTGATTTGCTTGTGGTACTTGATTTGGTATTGCTACCGCACATGACTTAGAGTCATGATGATATtactgaaaaaaatatttcttatAAAATTCTTGCTTCTCATTTCAGGCAATTGGCAATAGTTTTTCTGTGGACATCTAGAAATCTGTTTCAAGTACCCTatgaccaaataaaaaattaacctTGGCAAGGACATTTTGACTCATGGGCACTCTGCTCGATTTGGCCATGAATTTCAGTCTGTTTTGAAAAGCCATTTATAAACgaacaaaaacacagaaacaaGATAAAACTGAGATTAATAAGAACAATGATATGGAGCGAAGAATTCAAAGTGATCGTCATTTGTTGAATATAACAAACAAGAGAAAGGAAAGATAGAGAAGGatataccataaataaaaaaaataaacgtTGCTCATCAATCAATAGATAGAATGAATTTAGTATCTACATACATCACTTCAAAACGGAGAGGATACACGTTCTTCTTCTATTCGAATGCCACATGCTCCATCGTTGAGTacaattagattttaaaaaaacatacacagaaaagaaaagaaaaaacactcTGCTCATAATCCAACCCATGCAAAAACTTTAGAACACTTCTGCCACCTTGCTTGCAAGTACTCGTTCCCTTCTTTCAATGTATCCAAATGGGAACCAGCCTGCCCTGCCTTTGCATTCACCTTCTGCCCAACCATTGTTTGTCACCTGTTGAAAGAACAAAACACAAATCAAGCTAAGCATTCCCATCATCAGTTATGAGCCAAAACAATACTTGAAGGAATATGACATGGcctttctttaaaataaaggAACTGGGCTGCAATCTGCAACCTGGATTCAATGACTTGCCTCAGATAACAGGCAACCCGAAATACAACACAGTTTAAGCCTGGCAAAAACCAGCTGGACTATATCTAATTGTTGCTGTCAACCCAGCAACCTAAAGTGGATCCAGttgaaatatattaattatcaCAATTAAATACAACAATAGATTGGTCCCATTTTTCCATTTAGATTAGATCTTGGGTTAGTCCAAATCCAAGCCCTGGGCTACccctaattcaaattttaaggATCAATGTAGCTGAAGTATAGTATCTCAGAAAGTTATAAACCTTTCGCACAACTACATAGTCTCCAACTGACAAACTGAGCTCCACGTCAGATACCGCTTGATATGTAAACATAACCTGCAATAAATTGACAAATAAACACAAATGAGCGTACACATATTGAACAGCCTTCAAGTGTTGCATCATTTAAGCAATAAGAATGTAAAACTTTCATTCATTACTAACCTCCCCTAGGAAGTAATTCATGATGTCTGACGATCCATTATGTGTTTGAGAAGCATATATGCCATTAACTTCTTCATAAGGTGGGGGTGGAGGCATGGTGTTATCAACAGTAGGGCTAGGAGGCGCTTCAATTCGTTGTCGTTCTGATACCATCTATCAATATCAGAAAAAGATTacataaaatcatcaattgaTGCAAAAATCAAAAGTTGGATTTTGTTGTAACTCAGAAAAGTAAGGGGGGTGTGGGGTGGTGTGGGTGTTTGTTGTAGCATGACTGCTTACCTCTCCTTCAAGTTGATCAAGTATCTGAAGGATCCTCTGATGATAAGTACGTTCTGCCTCAACCTTCAATCCAGAACAAAGTTGACAAGAAGAAAGTTTAAACACTAATACCCCATACATCTCGGCCAAAGATTTACTGATACTTAAACATATTTAACTCATAGTATATTTTGAGAGAACTTGTACTACCATAGCAATAAGTACGTTCTGCCTCAACCTTCAATCCAGAACAAAGTTGACAAGAAGAAAGTTTAAACACTAATACCCCATATATCTCGGCCAAAGATTTACTGATACTTAACATATTTAACTCATGGTATATTTTGAGAGAACTTGTACTACCATAGCAATGAGGCGCTGGAGAGTCAACCTCTGTTGTTGAGCCTCAACAGCTGCCATTGCTGCAGCAGCTTCCTTCCCTAATATTCCCATATTTGACTTCAGATCTTGCAGCTTTGACTCTGCAGCTTCCAGTTTCATAACATTCTCTGCATTTCCTGGTGTTTCCCTCACTTTTACTTGGCGTTTGGAAACTTCAATAGCCTGTCTAGGTTCAAAAGAACGCACAATGACATACttgtaaaagaaaatcaactgATCAATTTAGTTGTCACCAATTGTATAAATATGAGGTATATCACTAGACTCACAATGCTTTCCAGTCTAAAATACTGCTGTTGTGAGAATAAAACACTCAGATAGTCCCTGGTAAACACAAATTAAAGATACCTGAGCTTCAGCTTCTTGTCGCATTCTATCATAACGTTGAGCAAGATGCCGAGCATCCTCCAATGGGGCCCCCATTACCATCGCTCTTAATGGCTCTGCCACCTAATAACAATTTTAAACACCATATCACCCGCATTAACCTCTGGTAGTATCAAGAATGAAGAAactaattgaaattaaatccTACAATGGTCTTCAAAAAGTAAAGGATAACTGAAATAAAACGCTgagcacaaaataaaaatcttttaaGCAAACATCAATGTCATGATATAGTGGGCCTAAAAGTCAGTTATCAAAATTCCAATGCCTTCTGGGATTAACTTTGGAGGGCCTAGGGGAATTTATACTAAGAGAACCACAGTCTAAACAAGATATATGATCCTCTGCTCTCAATTTATAGTATGGCATGGCTTGAGGTTTTAGTGAACTGAGATAACTTCTGATGAAATTGTACTCGAAGTACCGTAAACTCAACATTATGTTAATATATGATCCCGCTATAAGGAATGCTGTAAGCTATGCCACAAGAGAAATGACTTGTTATATCATGTCTGGTATAATTCACACACAACATAACcttcaattttaattcttagTTTTCCATAAGTTTCTGCATAATGTTTGCAAAGCTCAGGATGCCACAACTTGTGTTCACTGTTGTCACAAACTTGAACATAGAAGATGAGGCAAAATTGTGTATCTGAATCCACATCCCTTCACTCGTCTCATAAGGAAAAGGCCAATTACAGTTTATCATGCAAAGTAACTACAacataaatatgcaaatgtaTAAGTCCTTCCACCACAGACTGAAGAGCATTCAGAAACACATATTGCTCATGTAAGTCGTATCTATAAAATTTCGAgtttaaatgaagaaaatttgaCACACCTGTGTGCCAAGAGCTTTCAATAGATTCCCCCGCTCCTTCTCCATTTGAGCGCGAGCTCGCCCATAGCTTAATGAAGCTCTTGATAATGTACTACCACTAGTACATGTATTTTCAGCACCATATTTCCTGCTATCTTCTGACAACTTTGTTCCTATTCAATAAGGTTAcagtttttattataaaacttAGTCCTTAAGCAATTTACGTACGAGCTTGACAAATGACATAAAATTTTACTAACTCACCTATTTCAACTTGTTTGGACCCAGTGACAATATATCCCTCCACACCACGAACAATATCCCTTTGATAAtgctaaaacatgaattaaaatttatataagcaaaggtcaaacaaattaaattgaaattagaTGGGGCAACAAAGGTAGTAGGCAACCTTGCCAGCACGTGTTGATATGTAAAGCCTCTCAAGTTTCTGATGCTGCAGGAGTTCTGCCTCATCAGTAACTAAATTATCTGAACCTCCATATCCTCCAGCTCCAAACTGCTTGAGGACAGCCTGAAGTAAAGCCCAATGTAGTCAGAATGATTGGTTTTGctcaaatgaaaattgaaatgtaAGTAAACCTTTGTTATTGCAAGAATGCAATCTAATTTAGCCatgtaattttattcaataaaaaaagaaagaaaacattattAATAACAGAGAGGGATGTAAATAAATAGGAGCTTCAAATTAAGGGAATGTAGTTGAAGATGCACCATATACTTTTCAAGACATGGAGAACAAAGTTACGGCAGAAACTGAAATCCCTTGATGCATTCGTTGGCAAAACTTCTCAAATGGCAAATTtctattgaattttttgagtgaaaccaTACCTTAATTTAACTGATTATCCATTTCTTTTAAGGGAGTATATCTATGTAAAACTTTTACTTTTCATTGGATGAACAAGCCTGACCTGTATCCGTAACACACTGCAGGCTCTAATTTTTTAAGGCAAATGGGCCAACAAATATACATCTTTGTTCTACCCATGTATTCTTTTTGCATTCTTCCACAGACCAATTTCTCAATTCACCCAATAAAATTTCCAAGATTAGCCATCAAATGCCAAGAATATCCCCGAGAAATTCACCAGTTAAGGCCGCTAGAACACAATTAATATCGCCTCTCCTCAATTATGTGTTACACTCTTATGTTGCACATCAAATGTCAAtcattaaaattcataaaaaggtTTATGACTTTGAAAAGCAAATGCGTTGTGTTGGATCATACAATGTGAAACAAATCGAAAATCACAAACCCAAGGAAGATAATGCATTACATGCAGAACAAGATTGCAAATTtcaccaacaaagaaaaagaaagtcgAGCTAAATCAAGGGGAAATTggttaaaataagaaaaatcaaatacgGATTCAGAATAGTGTGCAGATATTGAAAGAGATTAAATAAAATTCGATCTGGTGGGATTAGGATTGGTATGAAAGTACCTGTTGTTGCCTAGCGACCTGTTCGCGAAGCCTGGTGGCTTGCTTTCTGATAGCGTCCATTCACGACTGAAGGGCCAAATCTGCCCAGATTTTGGTTCTCGACCAATGGACTTTgtacgagagagagagagagagagagagagagagagagacagagagacagagagagagaaatgctGGTTTTCAAAT
Proteins encoded in this window:
- the LOC18767326 gene encoding SH3 domain-containing protein 2, with protein sequence MDAIRKQATRLREQVARQQQAVLKQFGAGGYGGSDNLVTDEAELLQHQKLERLYISTRAGKHYQRDIVRGVEGYIVTGSKQVEIGTKLSEDSRKYGAENTCTSGSTLSRASLSYGRARAQMEKERGNLLKALGTQVAEPLRAMVMGAPLEDARHLAQRYDRMRQEAEAQAIEVSKRQVKVRETPGNAENVMKLEAAESKLQDLKSNMGILGKEAAAAMAAVEAQQQRLTLQRLIAMVEAERTYHQRILQILDQLEGEMVSERQRIEAPPSPTVDNTMPPPPPYEEVNGIYASQTHNGSSDIMNYFLGEVMFTYQAVSDVELSLSVGDYVVVRKVTNNGWAEGECKGRAGWFPFGYIERRERVLASKVAEVF